One segment of Brassica napus cultivar Da-Ae chromosome C3, Da-Ae, whole genome shotgun sequence DNA contains the following:
- the LOC106359241 gene encoding transcription factor RSL3-like — MDVFVDGELESLLGMFNFDQCSSSKEEKPQDEMLSLSSLYNGHLRHHHQNNELVKAKKKQRVNQESNTVDESNTNWRDGQSQSNSSDDEKASVTSAKGKTRATKGTATDPQSLYALKRRKKINERLKTQQNLVPNGTKVDISTMLEEAVHYVKFLQLQIKL, encoded by the exons ATGGATGTTTTTGTTGATGGTGAATTGGAGTCTCTCCTGGGGATGTTCAACTTTGATCAGTGTTCATCATCTAAGGAGGAGAAACCGCAAGATGAGATGCTTAGTCTCTCTAGCCTTTACAATGGCCATCTTCGTCACCATCATCAGAACAAC GAGCTTGTCAAAGCCAAGAAAAAGCAGAGGGTAAACCAGGAAAGCAATACAGTCGATGAAAGCAACACTAATTGGAGAGATGGTCAGAGCCAAAGCAACAGTTCAGACGATGAAAAGGCTTCCGTCACAAGTGCTAAAGGCAAAACAAGAGCCACGAAAGGGACAGCTACTGATCCTCAAAGCCTTTATGCTCTG AAACGAAGAAAGAAGATTAACGAAAGGCTCAAGACACAACAAAACCTTGTACCGAATGGGACAAAAGTCGATATAAGCACGATGCTTGAAGAAGCGGTCCATTACGTGAAGTTCTTGCAGCTTCAAATCAAG TTGTaa